The proteins below come from a single Cylindrospermopsis raciborskii Cr2010 genomic window:
- the brxL gene encoding protease Lon-related BREX system protein BrxL — protein sequence MHDLNHKLNTHYPGKVVRKDLTKRIKEGANVPVYVLEYLLGMYCATDDETTIEEGVERVKKILAQNYVRPDEAELVKSKIRELGRFTVIDQVSVTLNEKNDIYQGTLTNLGIKNLVIDPEIVKTNSKLLGSGIWCILQLEYEAGAKPSPFIVSSLKPVQMPTIDMEELFGTRLAFTRSEWIDILIRSTGIEPTTLKEEVKWHLLARLIPLCENNYNSCELGPRSTGKSHVYKEVSPNSILISGGKTTVANLFYNMSTRRIGLVGLFDVVAFDEVAGISFHDNDGVQIMKDYMASGSFARGKAEISANASMVFVGNIDHSVESLVKTSHLLAPFPQAMIDTAFFDRFHAYIPGWEVPKFSPENFTNQYGFIVDYLAEWLREMRKRSFADVLDKYFRLGNNLKQRDVQAVRKTVSGMLKLIFPDGSFSKEDVRDALIYALKVRRRIKEQLKKIGGMEFYDVHFSYIDLETMEEQFVSVPEQGAATLISPDILNPGHLHFISPTDNNVIGAFKLELQTVIGSGKLTRTGMANTSKIKDSLNIAMNYFKANSQRVSSGIIPTNWDFLLQIIDLQGSGIPQESGLALLISLCSATLKRSLQAQLVILGEMTLGGTITPVTNLATSLQVAFDAGAKRILLPMSSAVDIASVPPELFAKFQTSFYTDPVDAVFKALSVD from the coding sequence ATGCACGACCTCAATCACAAACTTAACACCCATTATCCTGGAAAAGTTGTACGCAAGGACTTAACCAAGCGTATTAAGGAAGGTGCTAATGTACCTGTTTATGTGTTGGAATATCTATTGGGTATGTACTGTGCTACCGATGATGAAACTACTATTGAGGAAGGGGTAGAGCGAGTAAAAAAGATTCTTGCCCAAAATTATGTACGTCCAGATGAAGCAGAACTAGTAAAGTCTAAAATTAGAGAGTTAGGGCGTTTTACAGTTATAGATCAAGTTAGCGTCACATTAAATGAAAAGAATGATATTTACCAGGGGACATTAACCAATCTAGGGATAAAAAATCTAGTCATAGATCCGGAGATTGTCAAAACCAACTCTAAATTATTGGGTAGTGGAATTTGGTGCATTTTGCAACTAGAGTATGAAGCAGGAGCAAAACCAAGTCCTTTTATTGTGAGTAGTTTAAAACCAGTACAAATGCCCACAATAGACATGGAAGAACTATTTGGTACTCGTTTAGCTTTTACCCGTAGTGAATGGATTGATATTCTAATTAGATCCACAGGAATTGAGCCAACTACCCTCAAAGAAGAAGTAAAATGGCACTTACTAGCTAGATTGATACCTTTGTGCGAGAACAACTATAATAGTTGTGAACTCGGACCTCGCTCCACGGGTAAGTCTCATGTGTATAAAGAGGTTTCTCCCAATTCTATCTTGATTTCGGGAGGTAAAACCACAGTAGCCAATTTGTTTTACAATATGTCCACCCGTCGAATTGGACTAGTGGGTTTATTCGACGTAGTAGCTTTTGATGAAGTTGCGGGAATCAGCTTTCATGATAACGATGGTGTGCAGATTATGAAAGATTATATGGCATCGGGCTCTTTCGCACGAGGAAAAGCGGAAATTAGTGCCAATGCTTCTATGGTATTTGTGGGTAACATTGATCATAGCGTAGAATCTCTAGTTAAAACATCTCATCTGCTGGCACCTTTTCCTCAAGCAATGATAGACACGGCATTTTTTGACCGATTTCACGCCTATATACCAGGGTGGGAAGTGCCTAAATTTAGTCCGGAGAACTTTACCAATCAATATGGTTTTATAGTAGATTATTTAGCTGAATGGCTGCGGGAAATGCGTAAACGTAGTTTTGCTGATGTCTTAGATAAATACTTTCGTCTTGGTAATAATCTAAAACAAAGAGACGTGCAAGCAGTGCGCAAAACAGTTTCAGGCATGCTAAAACTAATTTTTCCCGATGGCTCATTTAGTAAGGAAGATGTACGGGATGCTTTAATATATGCCCTAAAAGTAAGGAGGCGAATCAAAGAGCAGCTGAAAAAAATTGGTGGCATGGAATTTTATGATGTGCATTTTAGCTACATTGATTTGGAAACAATGGAAGAGCAGTTTGTTTCGGTTCCAGAACAGGGAGCAGCAACCCTAATTAGTCCAGATATTTTAAATCCCGGTCACCTTCACTTCATCAGTCCCACAGACAACAATGTAATTGGCGCTTTCAAACTGGAATTACAAACAGTCATAGGTAGCGGTAAATTAACCCGCACAGGAATGGCCAACACATCCAAAATCAAAGATAGTTTAAACATAGCCATGAACTATTTTAAAGCCAACTCCCAACGAGTGAGCAGCGGTATTATTCCCACTAACTGGGACTTTTTGTTACAAATAATAGACCTGCAAGGTAGTGGAATTCCCCAAGAAAGTGGACTAGCTCTACTCATCTCATTATGCTCCGCCACTCTTAAACGCAGTCTTCAAGCCCAACTAGTCATTTTGGGAGAAATGACCCTAGGTGGTACTATTACACCAGTCACTAACCTAGCTACTAGTTTACAAGTAGCATTTGATGCTGGTGCTAAACGAATTCTTTTACCCATGAGCAGCGCAGTAGATATTGCCAGTGTTCCTCCTGAATTGTTTGCCAAATTCCAAACTTCGTTTTACACTGACCCTGTTGATGCTGTATTTAAAGCCTTGTCCGTAGATTAG
- a CDS encoding RNA-binding domain-containing protein yields MTDYREEIISGESEELEFKRSTSLLKEATQTLCAFANHKGGVLYFGISDDGTVVGQMVSNDTLKNIANTIKLNTDPKLYPQVEKVEIEGKSCIRVCIEQSPLKPHVAYGRPYIRIGPTTQQLDQEQYRILLQQRTNGYGFDFQPCPGATLADIDETSVQRFMETANVVRDFNQNLYLPVDQVMEKLDLVKNGIVSNAAVLLFGKNPARFFLTHYEVKVASFPTDTGYDEMTNNHEYTGNLLDTFGKSMDFLLGSIRKSYGKGEQQGVEILEFPRLMLREALVNLIAHRDYRMDVKSTIEVRPSFILFYNPAQLFTPTITIDALKRHHPSRPGNKLIARVFYMMGLFENWGGGTLKIIESARESTGIDPEFAFENGMFSLKIYRKPAS; encoded by the coding sequence ATGACTGACTATAGAGAAGAAATCATATCTGGAGAATCGGAAGAACTGGAATTTAAACGCTCCACCTCTCTACTAAAAGAAGCCACCCAGACTCTATGTGCTTTTGCTAATCACAAAGGCGGCGTACTGTACTTTGGTATATCCGATGACGGAACCGTGGTTGGACAGATGGTAAGTAATGACACATTAAAAAACATTGCTAATACCATTAAGCTCAACACAGATCCCAAATTGTATCCCCAAGTGGAAAAAGTGGAGATTGAAGGCAAATCTTGTATTCGGGTATGCATTGAGCAGAGCCCATTAAAACCCCATGTTGCCTATGGTAGACCCTATATCCGGATTGGCCCCACCACCCAGCAGTTGGATCAGGAGCAGTACCGAATCCTGCTTCAGCAAAGAACCAACGGTTATGGCTTTGATTTCCAGCCTTGTCCTGGTGCCACTTTAGCAGATATAGATGAAACAAGCGTGCAAAGGTTCATGGAAACAGCCAATGTTGTGCGTGACTTCAATCAGAATCTCTACCTACCAGTTGATCAGGTTATGGAAAAGCTGGATCTAGTCAAGAATGGCATAGTTAGCAATGCAGCAGTGCTTCTTTTTGGAAAAAACCCCGCCCGCTTCTTTTTGACCCATTATGAGGTCAAGGTTGCAAGTTTTCCTACAGATACGGGTTATGATGAGATGACAAATAATCATGAGTACACAGGTAATTTACTCGATACCTTTGGCAAGTCCATGGATTTCCTTTTGGGTAGCATAAGGAAATCCTATGGGAAGGGCGAACAACAAGGTGTTGAAATTCTTGAATTCCCCAGGTTGATGCTGCGGGAGGCGTTGGTCAATCTGATCGCCCACCGAGATTACCGTATGGATGTTAAATCCACCATCGAAGTCAGACCCTCGTTTATTCTTTTCTACAACCCTGCTCAACTGTTTACGCCTACTATTACTATTGACGCTCTCAAGCGGCACCATCCATCCAGACCTGGTAATAAATTAATCGCCAGAGTGTTTTATATGATGGGTTTGTTTGAGAACTGGGGTGGGGGCACACTCAAGATTATTGAAAGTGCTAGAGAAAGCACGGGTATAGACCCGGAGTTTGCCTTTGAAAATGGCATGTTTTCCTTGAAGATTTATCGAAAACCAGCCAGCTGA